A stretch of Cupriavidus necator DNA encodes these proteins:
- a CDS encoding hemerythrin domain-containing protein — MDKSKIPADQAQALGALMDDHRAVKKQFKAFKDTEDRDEKQAIALDVCHQLTVHATIEEEIFYPALRGVSDEIDDLLDEAEVEHQVAKDLIAAIEEDPAGDKLEANYTVLSEYVAHHIEEEEGELFKNAIKEKVNLRDVAQAMAARKEELMRETA; from the coding sequence GTGGACAAGTCGAAGATTCCCGCAGACCAGGCCCAGGCCCTCGGCGCATTGATGGACGACCATCGCGCTGTCAAGAAGCAGTTCAAGGCGTTCAAGGACACTGAAGATCGCGACGAGAAGCAGGCGATCGCGCTGGACGTGTGCCACCAGCTCACGGTGCACGCCACCATCGAGGAGGAGATCTTCTATCCGGCGCTGCGCGGCGTCAGCGACGAGATCGACGACCTGCTGGACGAAGCCGAGGTCGAGCACCAGGTGGCGAAGGACCTGATCGCTGCGATCGAGGAGGATCCGGCCGGCGACAAGCTCGAGGCCAACTACACGGTGCTGTCAGAATACGTTGCCCACCATATCGAGGAAGAGGAGGGCGAGCTGTTCAAGAACGCGATCAAGGAAAAGGTCAACCTGCGCGACGTGGCACAGGCCATGGCGGCGCGCAAGGAAGAACTGATGCGCGAGACCGCTTGA
- a CDS encoding zinc-binding dehydrogenase, whose translation MKGAVSLAGRAPVYQEFDDPTPAGGQVVVDVGAAALSRLDMAIAEGRHYIKPAAGSFVVGREGVGRLADGQRVYFNVNAPVAPFGSMAQRALVDPALTFPVPDGIDDERAAALGNAGLAAWLPLSWRARMQPGETVLVLGATGISGLLAVAAAKLLGAGRVIAAGRNVQALQRARRLGADAVVPLDQPGDLLDAYRNAADGNVDIVLDYLCGAPAEAALLALGHGGRLVHIGTTVAPTIAFAGAAARKACFDIMGFAYYHAPVAVQAQAYAELCRHTAAGRMEIDIVSAPLEDVGQVWAAQARGARQRFVLVP comes from the coding sequence ATGAAAGGAGCGGTTTCGCTCGCCGGCAGGGCGCCGGTGTACCAGGAGTTTGACGATCCCACCCCGGCGGGCGGGCAGGTGGTAGTTGACGTAGGCGCCGCGGCGCTGTCACGGCTGGATATGGCCATTGCCGAGGGCCGGCATTACATCAAGCCGGCGGCGGGCAGCTTTGTCGTCGGGCGCGAGGGCGTGGGGCGGCTTGCGGATGGACAACGGGTCTACTTCAACGTCAACGCACCGGTCGCGCCGTTCGGCTCGATGGCGCAGCGCGCGCTGGTGGATCCGGCGCTGACCTTCCCGGTGCCGGACGGCATCGATGACGAGCGCGCCGCCGCGCTCGGCAACGCCGGCCTGGCGGCATGGCTGCCGCTGTCGTGGCGGGCGCGCATGCAGCCGGGCGAGACCGTGCTCGTGCTCGGCGCGACCGGTATCTCGGGATTGCTGGCGGTGGCCGCGGCAAAGCTGCTGGGTGCCGGCCGCGTGATCGCGGCAGGGCGCAATGTGCAGGCGCTGCAGCGCGCACGCCGGCTTGGCGCGGATGCGGTGGTGCCGCTCGACCAGCCCGGCGACTTGCTGGATGCCTATCGCAACGCGGCCGACGGCAACGTCGACATCGTGCTGGATTACCTGTGCGGCGCGCCGGCAGAGGCCGCGCTGCTGGCGCTTGGCCACGGCGGGCGGCTGGTCCATATCGGCACCACGGTGGCGCCCACCATTGCCTTTGCCGGCGCCGCGGCGCGCAAGGCGTGTTTCGACATCATGGGCTTTGCCTACTACCATGCGCCCGTCGCGGTCCAGGCGCAGGCCTATGCCGAGCTATGCCGGCATACCGCGGCAGGGCGCATGGAAATCGATATCGTCTCCGCGCCGCTGGAGGATGTCGGGCAAGTGTGGGCCGCGCAGGCCAGGGGCGCGCGCCAGCGTTTCGTGCTGGTGCCCTGA
- a CDS encoding UdgX family uracil-DNA binding protein (This protein belongs to the uracil DNA glycosylase superfamily, members of which act in excision repair of DNA. However, it belongs more specifically to UdgX branch, whose founding member was found to bind uracil in DNA (where it does not belong), without cleaving it, appears to promote DNA repair by a pathway involving RecA, rather than base excision.), translated as MPEHRKLPVSRDELNQCRRCPLWRNATQGVPGAGAAHARIMLVGEQPGAQEDLQGSPFVGPAGHLLDEALASAGLDRDKLFMTNAVKHFKFEWRGKRRLHKSPAQQEIEACSLWLERELEKVGPRVVVALGATAARAVLGRKSVSLAGMMETPVEHEGRLVIATYHPSFALRQRTDEARAATFDRIVRSLRAAARLARGGAEG; from the coding sequence ATGCCCGAGCACAGGAAGCTGCCCGTCAGCCGCGATGAACTGAACCAATGCCGGCGTTGCCCGTTGTGGCGCAATGCCACCCAGGGCGTGCCCGGCGCCGGCGCCGCCCATGCGCGCATCATGCTGGTTGGCGAGCAACCGGGGGCGCAGGAAGACCTGCAGGGCTCCCCCTTCGTCGGCCCGGCCGGGCACCTCCTGGACGAAGCACTGGCCAGCGCGGGGCTGGACCGCGACAAGCTCTTCATGACCAATGCGGTCAAGCACTTCAAGTTCGAATGGCGCGGCAAGCGCCGGCTGCACAAGTCGCCGGCACAGCAGGAGATCGAGGCCTGCAGCCTGTGGCTGGAGCGCGAACTGGAGAAGGTCGGGCCCAGGGTCGTGGTCGCGCTTGGCGCCACCGCGGCTCGTGCGGTGCTGGGCCGCAAGAGCGTGTCCCTGGCTGGAATGATGGAGACGCCAGTCGAGCACGAGGGACGGCTTGTCATCGCCACCTACCACCCGTCGTTCGCCTTGCGCCAGCGCACCGACGAGGCGCGAGCCGCCACCTTCGACCGCATCGTGCGCAGCCTGCGCGCCGCCGCGCGGCTGGCGCGCGGCGGCGCGGAAGGCTGA
- a CDS encoding substrate-binding domain-containing protein, whose translation MIRISIHPHLQIRDDASPGGEALDVSRLVALLGHIEESGSISHSAQAVSLSYRYAWGILRDAEALFGGPLIDKTRGRGSALTPLAQQLVWASKRIGARLSPTLDSLASELEIELKKLMDQPEATARLHASHGFAVAALRDFLDEQQVRHDLKYCGSVEAVAALAEGACDIAGFHVPVGEFEHGMWRHFTTWLKPDTHCLVHLAVRSQGLFVRPDNPLGIHTLEDLTRREVRFVNRQVGSGTRLLLDLMLAARGIDTARIEGYSNGEFTHAAVAAYIGSGMADVGFGVETAARRFGLAFVPVIKERYFFAIERAKLRSAALAGAVDALTSEAFRQRVNALPGYDGTLTGTVLTLEEAFPDYAEAR comes from the coding sequence ATGATTCGCATCTCGATCCACCCGCACCTGCAGATCCGGGACGACGCCAGCCCCGGTGGCGAGGCCCTGGACGTGTCCCGCCTGGTGGCCCTGCTCGGCCATATCGAGGAATCCGGCAGCATCAGCCACTCGGCGCAGGCGGTATCGCTGTCCTACCGCTACGCCTGGGGCATCCTGCGCGATGCCGAGGCGCTGTTCGGCGGCCCGCTGATCGACAAGACCCGCGGGCGCGGCAGCGCGCTGACGCCGCTGGCGCAGCAGTTGGTGTGGGCCAGCAAGCGGATCGGCGCGCGGCTGTCGCCGACGCTGGACAGCCTGGCGTCCGAGCTGGAGATCGAGTTGAAGAAGCTGATGGACCAGCCCGAAGCCACGGCGCGGCTGCATGCCAGCCACGGCTTCGCGGTGGCGGCGCTGCGCGACTTCCTCGACGAGCAGCAGGTGCGGCACGACCTGAAGTACTGCGGCAGCGTCGAGGCCGTGGCGGCACTGGCCGAAGGCGCCTGCGATATCGCCGGCTTCCATGTGCCGGTGGGCGAGTTCGAGCACGGCATGTGGCGGCATTTCACCACCTGGCTCAAGCCGGACACCCACTGCCTGGTGCACCTGGCGGTGCGCAGCCAGGGACTGTTCGTGCGGCCGGACAACCCGCTTGGCATCCACACGCTGGAAGACCTGACCCGGCGCGAGGTGCGCTTCGTCAACCGCCAGGTGGGCTCGGGCACGCGCCTGCTGCTGGACCTGATGCTGGCCGCGCGCGGCATCGACACGGCCCGCATCGAGGGCTACAGCAACGGTGAATTCACCCACGCCGCGGTGGCCGCGTATATCGGCAGCGGCATGGCCGACGTGGGCTTTGGCGTGGAAACCGCGGCGCGGCGCTTCGGGCTGGCGTTCGTGCCGGTGATCAAGGAGCGCTACTTCTTTGCGATCGAGCGCGCCAAGCTGCGCAGCGCGGCACTGGCCGGCGCGGTGGACGCGCTTACCAGCGAAGCCTTCCGCCAGCGCGTCAATGCACTGCCCGGCTACGACGGCACGCTGACCGGCACCGTGCTGACGCTGGAAGAAGCGTTCCCGGATTACGCTGAGGCGCGCTAG
- a CDS encoding recombinase family protein, giving the protein MQPIPDGASAPFITTMPTSFLYSNCADGQPAMMDELQTAREAGYGVDARHAFWEEEPASVPALQRPRLRALQHQVQPADSVVSLRLCSLGWSVPEVLATIRRFRLLGVALYCVQLSRDDLANTTPPEAVEVLRAVAALEGAARSVRVRESLAAAKAMGRQVGRPPKHTPEQRHAILNALAAGNSVSETARRFSTSRQTVLRIRAAEPGAQPHAASAAMADAEESATEAATG; this is encoded by the coding sequence ATGCAACCGATACCGGACGGCGCGTCCGCGCCGTTCATCACCACCATGCCGACCTCATTCCTCTACTCCAATTGTGCCGATGGCCAGCCGGCCATGATGGACGAATTACAAACCGCGCGCGAGGCCGGCTATGGCGTAGATGCGCGCCATGCCTTCTGGGAAGAAGAGCCCGCGTCAGTGCCCGCGCTGCAGCGCCCGCGCCTGCGCGCGCTGCAGCACCAGGTGCAGCCGGCCGACTCGGTCGTGTCACTGCGGCTGTGCAGCCTGGGCTGGAGCGTGCCCGAGGTGCTGGCCACCATCCGGCGCTTCCGCCTGCTGGGGGTGGCGTTGTATTGCGTGCAGCTGTCCCGTGACGACCTGGCCAACACCACGCCGCCGGAGGCGGTCGAGGTGCTGCGTGCGGTCGCCGCGCTGGAAGGCGCCGCCCGCAGCGTGCGCGTGCGCGAGAGCCTGGCCGCGGCCAAGGCCATGGGACGTCAGGTGGGCCGCCCGCCCAAGCACACGCCTGAACAGCGCCATGCGATCCTGAACGCGCTGGCCGCGGGCAATTCAGTGAGCGAGACCGCGCGGCGCTTCAGCACTTCACGCCAGACCGTGCTGCGCATCCGCGCCGCCGAGCCAGGCGCCCAGCCCCATGCGGCATCCGCGGCCATGGCCGACGCTGAAGAATCGGCGACCGAAGCTGCCACCGGATGA
- a CDS encoding LysR family transcriptional regulator: MDLRQLRYFKVLATLQHFGRASAALHIAQPALSRQIRLLEEELGVRLLERHVRGATPTPEGLVLLDRASFLLRYADQVKVDIADLAASPRGLVALGLTPALAPLLFIPLAEALRQRYPEIRLRLVENFAPALQDALLQGTLDVGLLSGPVSSPGVSVVPLVAESLCAIGPWGAASLGDGPVDIEQLQGLPLILTGVSKSGVRLALEALAARQRVELQVTMEVESIEVARRLVVRGFGWTVHFAAAIRDELQAQRLQALPIRGLELHRMIGYAAARPPSRATLAVMETLRDVARELAVDGNWPNSRLLGEVLDS, translated from the coding sequence ATGGATCTCCGACAGCTTCGCTATTTCAAGGTGCTGGCCACGCTGCAGCACTTCGGCCGCGCCTCGGCTGCGCTGCACATCGCGCAGCCCGCGCTGAGCCGGCAGATCCGGCTGCTCGAGGAAGAGCTGGGCGTGCGGCTGCTGGAACGCCATGTGCGCGGCGCCACGCCCACGCCGGAAGGCCTGGTGTTGCTGGACCGCGCGTCCTTCCTGCTGCGCTATGCCGACCAGGTCAAGGTCGACATCGCCGACCTGGCGGCCTCGCCGCGCGGGCTGGTGGCGCTGGGACTGACCCCGGCGCTGGCGCCGCTGCTGTTCATCCCGCTGGCCGAGGCGCTGCGCCAGCGCTATCCGGAAATCCGGCTGCGACTGGTCGAGAACTTTGCGCCCGCGCTACAGGATGCGTTGCTGCAAGGCACGCTCGACGTCGGGCTGCTGAGCGGGCCGGTGTCGAGCCCCGGGGTCTCGGTAGTGCCGCTGGTTGCCGAAAGCCTGTGCGCGATCGGCCCCTGGGGCGCTGCGTCGCTGGGGGATGGGCCTGTGGACATTGAACAGCTGCAGGGCCTGCCTCTGATCCTGACTGGGGTGTCCAAGTCAGGCGTGCGCCTGGCGCTGGAAGCGCTGGCGGCGCGCCAGCGGGTGGAGCTGCAAGTCACGATGGAGGTCGAATCAATCGAGGTGGCCAGGCGCCTGGTGGTGCGCGGGTTCGGCTGGACCGTGCACTTTGCCGCGGCGATACGCGACGAGCTGCAGGCGCAGCGTCTGCAGGCCTTGCCGATTCGTGGGCTGGAGTTGCATCGGATGATCGGCTATGCGGCCGCGCGGCCGCCGTCGCGGGCGACGCTGGCTGTGATGGAAACGCTCAGGGATGTTGCCAGGGAATTGGCGGTTGATGGGAACTGGCCTAATAGTCGGTTGTTGGGGGAGGTTTTGGATAGTTAG
- a CDS encoding LacI family DNA-binding transcriptional regulator: MSKPTIKQIAEALDVHPSTVSRVLNPETRHRIGDELVARVLKAAQDLHYSPNRIAAALRTRRSGTIGVVVPDIGSPVFPPIVLGIENALSRHRYIPIVANAGGDKARQTFIVDQLLARQVDGLILATAERNDPVVAHCLAQGVPIVMVNRSDDAGRVSSVVGDSRQAMALAVGHLHALGHRRIGHVAGPSSLSTGHEREAGFLQAVADLGLSASQCPVERAPAYTEDAGQAACAQLLSRRQRITAVVAANDFLALGCYAAVRAAGGSCPSDLSVVGHNDMLLMHAVSPALTTIRVPFYEMGTRAAALMLGALDGSIATTARTLLTPELVVRASTRPL, from the coding sequence ATGAGCAAACCCACCATCAAGCAGATCGCCGAGGCATTGGACGTCCATCCTTCGACCGTGTCGCGCGTGCTCAACCCCGAGACCCGCCACCGCATCGGCGACGAACTGGTGGCGCGCGTGCTCAAGGCGGCACAGGACCTGCACTACTCGCCCAACCGCATCGCGGCGGCACTGCGCACGCGGCGCTCAGGCACCATCGGCGTGGTGGTGCCTGACATCGGCAGCCCGGTGTTCCCGCCGATCGTACTGGGCATCGAGAACGCCCTGTCCCGGCATCGCTATATTCCGATCGTGGCCAATGCCGGCGGCGACAAGGCGCGCCAGACCTTTATCGTCGACCAGCTGCTGGCGCGCCAGGTGGACGGCCTGATCCTGGCCACCGCCGAGCGCAACGACCCCGTGGTGGCGCACTGCCTGGCGCAGGGCGTGCCCATTGTGATGGTCAACCGCAGCGACGATGCGGGGCGCGTGTCGAGCGTGGTCGGCGACAGCCGCCAGGCGATGGCGCTGGCAGTCGGCCACCTGCATGCGCTGGGCCACCGCCGCATCGGGCATGTTGCCGGGCCATCCAGCCTGTCGACCGGGCATGAACGCGAGGCGGGCTTCCTGCAGGCAGTGGCTGACCTGGGCCTGTCCGCGTCCCAATGCCCGGTGGAGCGTGCGCCGGCTTATACGGAAGACGCCGGCCAGGCCGCGTGCGCGCAGCTGCTGTCGCGGCGGCAGCGCATCACCGCGGTCGTGGCCGCCAATGATTTCCTTGCGCTCGGCTGCTATGCGGCCGTGCGCGCGGCGGGCGGCAGCTGTCCGTCGGACCTGTCCGTGGTCGGTCACAACGACATGCTGCTGATGCACGCGGTGTCGCCGGCACTGACCACCATCCGCGTGCCGTTCTACGAGATGGGCACGCGCGCGGCGGCGCTGATGCTGGGCGCGCTCGACGGCAGCATCGCCACCACGGCGCGGACCCTGCTGACTCCCGAGCTGGTGGTGCGGGCATCAACCCGGCCCCTGTAA
- a CDS encoding cupin, producing the protein MDPTPQEMEATRIARWGKVKPYGETFIESRLPGMKKNIYKIMNRGVLENKGVEPAIPGNHRFGVTFIEIPVGQGASLHAHKTEEVFCPLNGQMEVIWGEKGQYSLMLNQWDVISCPIGVMRGFRNPNDHALVVYSVVGGTDEECGRIAWHPDVVKAAEATGLVYGKDGYITETEADKAEHRAAD; encoded by the coding sequence ATGGATCCCACTCCTCAGGAAATGGAAGCCACCCGCATCGCGCGCTGGGGCAAGGTCAAACCTTACGGTGAGACCTTCATCGAAAGCCGCCTGCCCGGCATGAAGAAGAACATCTACAAGATCATGAACCGCGGCGTGCTCGAGAACAAAGGCGTCGAGCCGGCGATTCCGGGTAACCACCGCTTCGGCGTGACCTTTATCGAAATCCCGGTCGGGCAAGGCGCCAGCCTGCACGCGCACAAGACCGAGGAAGTGTTCTGCCCGTTGAATGGCCAGATGGAAGTCATCTGGGGCGAGAAGGGCCAGTACTCGCTGATGCTGAACCAGTGGGATGTGATCTCCTGCCCGATCGGCGTGATGAGAGGGTTCCGCAACCCTAACGACCACGCCCTGGTCGTGTACTCGGTGGTCGGCGGCACCGACGAGGAGTGCGGCCGCATTGCCTGGCACCCGGACGTAGTGAAGGCAGCCGAGGCCACCGGTCTCGTCTACGGCAAGGACGGCTACATCACGGAAACGGAAGCGGACAAGGCGGAACACCGCGCCGCAGACTGA
- a CDS encoding dioxygenase, with translation MTSASAESALAPSASNAQSIPATPEALLKAVLKANSGTHDPRTRTILDALIRHAHAFASEVQLTYEELHHGLDFMVRIGQATGPKKHEGILLADILGLATLVLLMDAKAVLAAGGTEPALIGPFWRANQPVRANGAHIATPDTTGDPLFVQGRVVSIDGTPIAGARVETWQAAPSGLYENQDEHQEDMNLRGAFETDADGRFWFESVRPSGYGVPIDGPCGDLLALQNRDHMRPAHLHFIAIAPGHKVLTTQIFDALDPFAFSDAAFGAVGSLLRDFEPVDGGGFRLDVELKLEPGETRLPKPPLP, from the coding sequence ATGACATCTGCCTCCGCAGAAAGCGCGCTCGCGCCATCCGCATCGAACGCGCAATCGATTCCAGCCACCCCCGAGGCACTGCTGAAGGCCGTGCTCAAAGCGAATTCCGGGACACACGACCCGCGCACCAGGACCATTCTTGATGCGCTTATCCGGCATGCGCACGCCTTCGCGTCAGAGGTCCAACTGACCTATGAGGAACTCCACCATGGCCTGGACTTCATGGTCCGCATCGGCCAGGCCACCGGACCGAAAAAACACGAGGGCATCTTGCTGGCGGATATTCTCGGGCTTGCCACGCTGGTGCTTCTGATGGATGCCAAGGCCGTGCTTGCAGCCGGCGGCACCGAGCCCGCGCTGATCGGCCCGTTCTGGCGTGCGAACCAGCCGGTTCGCGCCAACGGCGCGCACATCGCAACCCCGGACACCACGGGCGATCCGCTGTTCGTGCAGGGACGCGTCGTGTCGATCGACGGCACGCCGATCGCCGGCGCGCGCGTCGAGACATGGCAGGCAGCGCCAAGCGGCCTGTACGAGAACCAGGACGAACACCAGGAGGACATGAACCTGCGTGGCGCGTTCGAGACCGATGCCGACGGGCGCTTCTGGTTCGAGAGCGTGCGGCCCTCAGGCTATGGCGTCCCGATCGACGGCCCCTGCGGCGACCTCCTGGCCCTGCAGAACCGCGACCACATGCGCCCGGCCCATCTTCACTTCATCGCCATCGCACCAGGGCACAAGGTACTGACCACGCAGATCTTCGATGCCCTGGATCCCTTTGCCTTCAGCGACGCGGCGTTTGGCGCCGTCGGCTCGCTGCTGCGCGATTTTGAGCCGGTCGATGGCGGCGGCTTCCGTCTCGATGTCGAACTGAAACTCGAACCGGGGGAGACGCGCCTGCCCAAGCCGCCCTTGCCCTGA
- a CDS encoding T6SS immunity protein Tli4 family protein, producing the protein MIHRALAIISMTALLMVGGQSYAAPENGKLESVAMSPRLQTLFAKTKQVCFGRYAMEVPAEANLGSGAQYFSRERSTLHPAWIHANMRTEVVAADKASLSDEEAIVLWDKLLEGVRFRVNAPPTQTGDMTDHNGVVATGSPKIQAP; encoded by the coding sequence ATGATCCACCGCGCCTTGGCCATCATCAGCATGACTGCCCTGCTGATGGTGGGCGGCCAATCGTATGCCGCGCCGGAGAACGGAAAGTTGGAATCCGTAGCGATGTCACCGCGCTTGCAGACCCTCTTTGCCAAGACCAAGCAGGTTTGCTTTGGGCGCTATGCGATGGAGGTCCCGGCGGAAGCTAATCTCGGGAGTGGTGCCCAATACTTTAGTAGGGAACGTTCTACGCTGCACCCAGCTTGGATCCACGCGAATATGCGAACAGAGGTCGTCGCTGCGGACAAGGCATCGCTGAGCGACGAGGAAGCCATTGTCCTTTGGGACAAGCTACTGGAAGGCGTGCGTTTTCGAGTCAACGCGCCGCCCACCCAAACGGGCGATATGACCGACCACAATGGCGTGGTGGCCACGGGTTCCCCCAAAATACAAGCGCCGTAG
- a CDS encoding T6SS immunity protein Tli4 family protein: MTRCGFTTILAGLLLAGCQSFAYPENKMSEPVALSPRLQTLFAKTKPVCFGRYVMEVPAEAKLLWGFQDFPGEIVTHVGAAGRLMEMAETYRAAQLAKDKTAEITYFGRGPTEHSVQVRWFPSDVAKQYGAEGTYTFVTAGPHLYEWSGGRKNPELIRALRARDNAEIPTAPGVCIDHGFVADASGSYQEIFGAGIRLPSLPDVSFSVDSNKLASVDGEPGLLTSIAEQRKYLGSRYPKLTTLREGKRTVGVWQGEESLVRRADGTHDFEWEAVGRERTTLHPAVIGAKMYTKVAANRIGAADQASLTDEEAVALWDRLLDGVRFRVNAPPTQTGDPVTVRSGETTPLSGIWRASLPPEHPQADWVASKSGILRQKGMPMIRFGLLPSDEALVVWTWMGEAST, from the coding sequence ATGACCCGCTGCGGCTTCACCACGATCTTGGCTGGCCTGCTGCTCGCGGGTTGCCAATCGTTTGCGTATCCGGAGAACAAGATGTCGGAACCCGTTGCACTGTCGCCGCGCTTGCAGACTCTCTTCGCCAAGACCAAACCAGTGTGCTTTGGCCGCTATGTGATGGAAGTCCCGGCGGAAGCCAAACTACTGTGGGGCTTCCAGGATTTCCCCGGCGAAATTGTGACCCATGTCGGCGCGGCAGGCAGGCTGATGGAAATGGCGGAAACATATCGCGCGGCGCAACTCGCAAAAGACAAGACGGCTGAAATCACTTACTTCGGGCGGGGGCCAACGGAACACAGTGTACAAGTTCGCTGGTTCCCAAGCGATGTCGCCAAGCAATATGGGGCCGAAGGGACCTACACCTTTGTCACGGCAGGGCCGCATCTGTATGAGTGGTCGGGCGGACGAAAGAACCCCGAACTGATTCGAGCGCTGCGTGCACGCGACAACGCAGAAATCCCCACGGCCCCCGGCGTCTGCATCGACCACGGCTTCGTCGCGGACGCGTCCGGCAGCTATCAGGAAATCTTTGGCGCAGGCATTCGGCTGCCCAGCCTGCCCGATGTGAGCTTTTCCGTGGACTCCAACAAGCTGGCCAGCGTGGACGGCGAACCTGGTCTGCTGACTTCGATTGCCGAGCAAAGGAAGTACCTGGGTAGCCGCTACCCGAAATTGACGACCCTGCGCGAGGGCAAGCGCACGGTCGGCGTCTGGCAAGGGGAAGAATCGCTGGTCCGCCGTGCGGATGGCACACATGACTTCGAGTGGGAAGCTGTTGGCAGGGAGCGAACGACGCTGCATCCGGCAGTGATCGGCGCCAAGATGTACACCAAGGTGGCGGCCAATCGCATCGGCGCTGCGGATCAGGCATCGCTGACGGACGAAGAAGCTGTAGCCCTCTGGGACAGGCTGCTGGATGGTGTGCGTTTCCGCGTGAACGCACCGCCGACGCAGACCGGTGATCCGGTCACGGTTCGGTCGGGCGAAACCACCCCGCTGTCCGGCATCTGGCGCGCCTCGCTTCCGCCCGAACACCCTCAGGCGGATTGGGTGGCCAGCAAGTCCGGCATCCTGCGGCAAAAAGGGATGCCGATGATCCGCTTCGGGCTTTTGCCGTCCGACGAAGCGCTGGTTGTCTGGACGTGGATGGGCGAGGCCAGCACATGA
- the fdxA gene encoding ferredoxin FdxA: MTFVVTDACIQCRHTDCVEVCPMSCFHEGPNFLAIDPDQCIDCSMCVPLCPVGAIYSEHDLPEDQRHFIALNAELSRRADWLPLLKAKGPIPGHEQWAGHPDRLSLLER; encoded by the coding sequence ATGACCTTTGTCGTGACGGATGCCTGCATCCAGTGCCGCCATACCGATTGCGTCGAAGTCTGCCCGATGTCGTGCTTCCACGAAGGGCCCAACTTCCTCGCCATCGACCCCGACCAGTGCATCGATTGCTCGATGTGCGTGCCGCTGTGCCCGGTCGGCGCGATCTACTCGGAGCATGACCTGCCCGAGGACCAGCGCCATTTCATTGCCCTCAATGCCGAACTGTCGCGGCGCGCTGACTGGCTGCCGTTGCTCAAGGCCAAAGGGCCGATCCCCGGCCATGAGCAATGGGCCGGTCATCCTGACCGCCTCTCGTTGCTGGAGCGCTAG